A portion of the Macadamia integrifolia cultivar HAES 741 unplaced genomic scaffold, SCU_Mint_v3 scaffold3001, whole genome shotgun sequence genome contains these proteins:
- the LOC122067608 gene encoding 60S ribosomal protein L32-1-like — protein sequence MAVPLLTKKIVKKRVKQFKRSQSDRKVSVKPSWSRPKGIDTRVTRKFKGCTLMPNIGYGSDKKTRHYLPNGFKKFLVHKVKELEVLMMQNRTNCAEIAHNVFTSKRKKIVERAAQLDVVVTNKLARLRSQEDE from the coding sequence ATGGCTGTTCCTCTGCTCACCAAGAAGATTGTAAAGAAGCGTGTCAAGCAGTTCAAGAGGTCCCAGAGTGACCGGAAGGTCTCTGTGAAGCCAAGCTGGAGTAGACCCAAAGGTATTGATACTCGGGTGACGAGGAAGTTCAAGGGCTGCACTTTGATGCCCAACATAGGGTATGGCTCAGACAAGAAGACCCGTCATTACCTTCCCAATGGCTTCAAGAAATTTCTGGTGCACAAGGTCAAGGAATTGGAAGTGTTGATGATGCAGAACAGGACAAATTGTGCAGAAATCGCACACAATGTCTTCACgagtaaaaggaaaaagattgttgaGCGTGCTGCCCAGCTGGATGTTGTTGTTACCAACAAACTGGCCAGGTTGCGGAGCCAAGAGGATGAGTGA